In Pygocentrus nattereri isolate fPygNat1 chromosome 26, fPygNat1.pri, whole genome shotgun sequence, one genomic interval encodes:
- the LOC108436277 gene encoding tubulin monoglycylase TTLL3 isoform X1 gives MEIPKLNRAGHPGMKDEGDMGTEKCPVSCFDVAPEGRVRRSVLNLPAINPDRLRMAKVQVEKAVKVKSSRIFCSVYFAHKLPYSLSISVYQMHKIFSIKGPYPVVRAALRARGWIERRLPRPNQHLLRRRSEEDDECNDGDESGDDDDADEELEKEDPDDIYDLMSRMVRNEMTYLYWTTRRDSIDNRSLRKEQMTNHFAKSGTFTTKVGLCVNLRNLRWFDAADPETFFPRCYRLGAEDEKHAFIEDFRRTACTSLLQCIVERNSRETEASGATALSDKLLSNQKKGCKRQALSVVPSRMIDSALQVCRDYLDSFEHSDIDIALDSTPTLTDQQWSEFIHNYYLVVHDGAEIENSVHYVESCQTILHKIREFSPQLDIDGIHNIWIIKPGAKSRGRGIMCIKRLDEILKLVDSDPMLIKDSKWVVQKYIERPYLIYGTKFDLRQWFLVTDWNPLTVWFYKKCYLRFSSQPYSVDRLDSSVHLCNNSIQKHFRPSQQRHPEVPEDNMWSCERFRSFLSSQGKGDQWACLVVPEMKKAIIHALQTAQDLVESRRGSFELYGADFMLGQDLRPWLIEINASPTMASSTAVTTRLCAAVQEDTLRVVLDRRLDRGAHTGGFQLIYKQAAVEVPPYMGINLLIEGSRIKRPRPPPQKPSYPVESRFTHFRPVAPRSHCPGKENETSVEKPKPPPKRWMKTVVRQLTLSGIKPASEHTSKLGESCRLQRASLGADVPQLSLQVPVCSLEASSKKPLHCGLATVRPRSGRARLSVEGHRGPVLSLGFISFQEPEREPTLVEPSPMFPYSGVRFQSFSRHHNRRPIQASCTGKLAHKT, from the exons ATGGAAATCCCAAAGTTGAACAGGGCTGGACATCCTGGCATGAAGGATGAAGGGGACATGGGAACAGAGAAATGTCCTGTGTCCTGCTTTGACGTTG CACCAGAGGGAAGGGTGCGGCGCAGTGTCCTAAACCTCCCTGCCATCAATCCAGACCGGCTACGCATGGCCAAAGTCCAGGTGGAAAAGGCTGTTAAGGTGAAGAGCTCAAGGATATTTTGCAGTGTTTACTTTGCACACAAACTCCCTTACTCCCTTTCCATTTCCGTCTATCAGATGCATAAGATATTCTCCATCAAGGGTCCTTACCCTGTAGTACGGGCAGCTTTGAGAGCCAGAGGATGGATCGAACGGCGTCTACCAAGGCCTAACCAACATCTGCTTCGTCGTCGTAGTGAGGAAGATGATGAATGTAATGATGGGGATGAAAGTGGCGATGATGACGATGCTGATg AGGAACTAGAGAAAGAAGACCCTGATGATATCTATGACCTAATG TCTCGAATGGTCAGAAATGAGATGACATATTTGTACTGGACAACACGGAGAGATTCCATAGACAACCGTAGCCTTCGAAAGGAGCAAATGACCAATCACTTTGCAAAGTCTGGAACCTTCACTACCAAG GTGGGATTGTGTGTGAACTTGAGGAATCTGCGTTGGTTTGATGCAGCTGATCCAGAAACGTTCTTCCCACGATGCTACAGGCTTGGGGCTGAGGATGAGAAGCATGCCTTCATTG aGGACTTCAGAAGAACGGCTTGTACAAGCCTTCTTCAGTGTATAGTTGAGAGAAatagcagagaaacagaagcgAGTGGGGCAACAGCATTGTCTGACAAATTGCTTTCAA ATCAGAAGAAAGGATGTAAACGCCAAGCTTTGTCAGTGGTACCTTCTAGAATGATTGACAGTGCATTACAGGTGTGCCGGGACTATCTGGACAGTTTTGAGCACAGTGACATAGACATCGCCTTGGACTCAACACCCACGCTAACTGATCAACAGTGGTCAGAGTTCATACACAACTATTATCTGGTTGTCCA TGATGGAGCTGAGATAGAAAACAGTGTTCATTATGTGGAGAGCTGCCAGACTATACTGCATAAAATACGAGAGTTTAGTCCACAGCTGGACATTGATGGCATCCACAACATCTGGATAATCAAACCTGGTGCCAAGTCTCGTGGTAGAG GTATCATGTGCATTAAGCGGCTGGATGAGATCCTGAAGCTAGTGGACAGTGATCCCATGCTGATCAAAGACAGTAAATGGGTGGTGCAGAAGTATATAGAACGGCCCTATCTAATTTATGGAACTAAATTTGACCTGCGGCAGTGGTTTCTTGTAACAGACTGGAACCCTCTCACTGTGTGGTTCTATAAGAAATGCTACCTGCGATTCTCCTCTCAACCTTATTCAGTGGACAGACTGGACAG TTCAGTGCATTTGTGCAACAACTCCATTCAGAAGCACTTCCGTCCTTCTCAGCAGCGCCACCCAGAGGTTCCTGAGGACAACATGTGGTCCTGTGAGCGGTTTCGGTCTTTCCTGTCCAGCCAGGGAAAAGGGGACCAGTGGGCATGTCTGGTAGTTCCAGAAATGAAGAAGGCTATAATTCATGCTCTGCAAACTGCGCAGGATCTGGTGGAGTCTAGGCGGGGGAGTTTTGAGCTGTATGGAGCTGACTTTATGCTGGGGCAGGACCTGCGTCCCTGGCTGATTGAGATCAACGCCAGTCCCACCATGGCATCGTCCACAGCAGTAACAACCAGGCTATGTGCAGCTGTGCAGGAGGATACCCTGCGCGTGGTGCTGGACCGCAGGCTGGACCGTGGGGCTCACACTGGAGGCTTTCAGCTTATATACAAGCAG GCAGCAGTTGAAGTGCCACCGTACATGGGGATCAACCTCCTTATTGAAGGCTCTCGCATCAAAAGGCCCCGACCTCCGCCTCAGAAACCCTCCTATCCAGTGGAGTCGCGTTTCACCCACTTCAGACCTGTTGCTCCCAGGTCCCACTGCCCAGGCAAAGAAAATGAAACTTCAGTAGAAAAACCCAAACCTCCACCTAAACGCTGGATGAAGACAGTAGTTCGGCAGTTGACCTTAAGTGGCATAAAACCTGCATCTGAGCACACCAGTAAGCTAGGAGAGTCCTGCAGGCTCCAGCGTGCCAGCCTCGGAGCAGATGTGCCCCAGCTGTCACTTCAAGTGCCGGTCTGCTCTCTTGAAGCATCTTCAAAAAAGCCATTGCACTGTGGCCTTGCAACTGTGAGGCCCAGATCTGGGCGAGCTCGTCTGTCAGTGGAGGGCCACCGTGGCCCTGTGCTTTCCCTGGGCTTCATTAGCTTTCAAGAGCCAGAAAGGGAACCCACTCTGGTAGAACCCAGCCCCATGTTTCCATATTCCGGTGTCCGCTTTCAGAGCTTTTCACGCCACCACAACCGCAGGCCTATCCAGGCCAGCTGCACTGGAAAGTTGGCTCATAAGACTTGA
- the LOC108436277 gene encoding tubulin monoglycylase TTLL3 isoform X3 has translation MEIPKLNRAGHPGMKDEGDMGTEKCPVSCFDVAPEGRVRRSVLNLPAINPDRLRMAKVQVEKAVKMHKIFSIKGPYPVVRAALRARGWIERRLPRPNQHLLRRRSEEDDECNDGDESGDDDDADEELEKEDPDDIYDLMSRMVRNEMTYLYWTTRRDSIDNRSLRKEQMTNHFAKSGTFTTKVGLCVNLRNLRWFDAADPETFFPRCYRLGAEDEKHAFIEDFRRTACTSLLQCIVERNSRETEASGATALSDKLLSNQKKGCKRQALSVVPSRMIDSALQVCRDYLDSFEHSDIDIALDSTPTLTDQQWSEFIHNYYLVVHDGAEIENSVHYVESCQTILHKIREFSPQLDIDGIHNIWIIKPGAKSRGRGIMCIKRLDEILKLVDSDPMLIKDSKWVVQKYIERPYLIYGTKFDLRQWFLVTDWNPLTVWFYKKCYLRFSSQPYSVDRLDSSVHLCNNSIQKHFRPSQQRHPEVPEDNMWSCERFRSFLSSQGKGDQWACLVVPEMKKAIIHALQTAQDLVESRRGSFELYGADFMLGQDLRPWLIEINASPTMASSTAVTTRLCAAVQEDTLRVVLDRRLDRGAHTGGFQLIYKQAAVEVPPYMGINLLIEGSRIKRPRPPPQKPSYPVESRFTHFRPVAPRSHCPGKENETSVEKPKPPPKRWMKTVVRQLTLSGIKPASEHTSKLGESCRLQRASLGADVPQLSLQVPVCSLEASSKKPLHCGLATVRPRSGRARLSVEGHRGPVLSLGFISFQEPEREPTLVEPSPMFPYSGVRFQSFSRHHNRRPIQASCTGKLAHKT, from the exons ATGGAAATCCCAAAGTTGAACAGGGCTGGACATCCTGGCATGAAGGATGAAGGGGACATGGGAACAGAGAAATGTCCTGTGTCCTGCTTTGACGTTG CACCAGAGGGAAGGGTGCGGCGCAGTGTCCTAAACCTCCCTGCCATCAATCCAGACCGGCTACGCATGGCCAAAGTCCAGGTGGAAAAGGCTGTTAAG ATGCATAAGATATTCTCCATCAAGGGTCCTTACCCTGTAGTACGGGCAGCTTTGAGAGCCAGAGGATGGATCGAACGGCGTCTACCAAGGCCTAACCAACATCTGCTTCGTCGTCGTAGTGAGGAAGATGATGAATGTAATGATGGGGATGAAAGTGGCGATGATGACGATGCTGATg AGGAACTAGAGAAAGAAGACCCTGATGATATCTATGACCTAATG TCTCGAATGGTCAGAAATGAGATGACATATTTGTACTGGACAACACGGAGAGATTCCATAGACAACCGTAGCCTTCGAAAGGAGCAAATGACCAATCACTTTGCAAAGTCTGGAACCTTCACTACCAAG GTGGGATTGTGTGTGAACTTGAGGAATCTGCGTTGGTTTGATGCAGCTGATCCAGAAACGTTCTTCCCACGATGCTACAGGCTTGGGGCTGAGGATGAGAAGCATGCCTTCATTG aGGACTTCAGAAGAACGGCTTGTACAAGCCTTCTTCAGTGTATAGTTGAGAGAAatagcagagaaacagaagcgAGTGGGGCAACAGCATTGTCTGACAAATTGCTTTCAA ATCAGAAGAAAGGATGTAAACGCCAAGCTTTGTCAGTGGTACCTTCTAGAATGATTGACAGTGCATTACAGGTGTGCCGGGACTATCTGGACAGTTTTGAGCACAGTGACATAGACATCGCCTTGGACTCAACACCCACGCTAACTGATCAACAGTGGTCAGAGTTCATACACAACTATTATCTGGTTGTCCA TGATGGAGCTGAGATAGAAAACAGTGTTCATTATGTGGAGAGCTGCCAGACTATACTGCATAAAATACGAGAGTTTAGTCCACAGCTGGACATTGATGGCATCCACAACATCTGGATAATCAAACCTGGTGCCAAGTCTCGTGGTAGAG GTATCATGTGCATTAAGCGGCTGGATGAGATCCTGAAGCTAGTGGACAGTGATCCCATGCTGATCAAAGACAGTAAATGGGTGGTGCAGAAGTATATAGAACGGCCCTATCTAATTTATGGAACTAAATTTGACCTGCGGCAGTGGTTTCTTGTAACAGACTGGAACCCTCTCACTGTGTGGTTCTATAAGAAATGCTACCTGCGATTCTCCTCTCAACCTTATTCAGTGGACAGACTGGACAG TTCAGTGCATTTGTGCAACAACTCCATTCAGAAGCACTTCCGTCCTTCTCAGCAGCGCCACCCAGAGGTTCCTGAGGACAACATGTGGTCCTGTGAGCGGTTTCGGTCTTTCCTGTCCAGCCAGGGAAAAGGGGACCAGTGGGCATGTCTGGTAGTTCCAGAAATGAAGAAGGCTATAATTCATGCTCTGCAAACTGCGCAGGATCTGGTGGAGTCTAGGCGGGGGAGTTTTGAGCTGTATGGAGCTGACTTTATGCTGGGGCAGGACCTGCGTCCCTGGCTGATTGAGATCAACGCCAGTCCCACCATGGCATCGTCCACAGCAGTAACAACCAGGCTATGTGCAGCTGTGCAGGAGGATACCCTGCGCGTGGTGCTGGACCGCAGGCTGGACCGTGGGGCTCACACTGGAGGCTTTCAGCTTATATACAAGCAG GCAGCAGTTGAAGTGCCACCGTACATGGGGATCAACCTCCTTATTGAAGGCTCTCGCATCAAAAGGCCCCGACCTCCGCCTCAGAAACCCTCCTATCCAGTGGAGTCGCGTTTCACCCACTTCAGACCTGTTGCTCCCAGGTCCCACTGCCCAGGCAAAGAAAATGAAACTTCAGTAGAAAAACCCAAACCTCCACCTAAACGCTGGATGAAGACAGTAGTTCGGCAGTTGACCTTAAGTGGCATAAAACCTGCATCTGAGCACACCAGTAAGCTAGGAGAGTCCTGCAGGCTCCAGCGTGCCAGCCTCGGAGCAGATGTGCCCCAGCTGTCACTTCAAGTGCCGGTCTGCTCTCTTGAAGCATCTTCAAAAAAGCCATTGCACTGTGGCCTTGCAACTGTGAGGCCCAGATCTGGGCGAGCTCGTCTGTCAGTGGAGGGCCACCGTGGCCCTGTGCTTTCCCTGGGCTTCATTAGCTTTCAAGAGCCAGAAAGGGAACCCACTCTGGTAGAACCCAGCCCCATGTTTCCATATTCCGGTGTCCGCTTTCAGAGCTTTTCACGCCACCACAACCGCAGGCCTATCCAGGCCAGCTGCACTGGAAAGTTGGCTCATAAGACTTGA
- the LOC108436277 gene encoding tubulin monoglycylase TTLL3 isoform X2, which yields MEIPKLNRAGHPGMKDEGDMGTEKCPVSCFDVAPEGRVRRSVLNLPAINPDRLRMAKVQVEKAVKVKSSRIFCSVYFAHKLPYSLSISVYQMHKIFSIKGPYPVVRAALRARGWIERRLPRPNQHLLRRRSEEDDECNDGDESGDDDDADEELEKEDPDDIYDLMSRMVRNEMTYLYWTTRRDSIDNRSLRKEQMTNHFAKSGTFTTKVGLCVNLRNLRWFDAADPETFFPRCYRLGAEDEKHAFIEDFRRTACTSLLQCIVERNSRETEASGATALSDKLLSNQKKGCKRQALSVVPSRMIDSALQVCRDYLDSFEHSDIDIALDSTPTLTDQQCDGAEIENSVHYVESCQTILHKIREFSPQLDIDGIHNIWIIKPGAKSRGRGIMCIKRLDEILKLVDSDPMLIKDSKWVVQKYIERPYLIYGTKFDLRQWFLVTDWNPLTVWFYKKCYLRFSSQPYSVDRLDSSVHLCNNSIQKHFRPSQQRHPEVPEDNMWSCERFRSFLSSQGKGDQWACLVVPEMKKAIIHALQTAQDLVESRRGSFELYGADFMLGQDLRPWLIEINASPTMASSTAVTTRLCAAVQEDTLRVVLDRRLDRGAHTGGFQLIYKQAAVEVPPYMGINLLIEGSRIKRPRPPPQKPSYPVESRFTHFRPVAPRSHCPGKENETSVEKPKPPPKRWMKTVVRQLTLSGIKPASEHTSKLGESCRLQRASLGADVPQLSLQVPVCSLEASSKKPLHCGLATVRPRSGRARLSVEGHRGPVLSLGFISFQEPEREPTLVEPSPMFPYSGVRFQSFSRHHNRRPIQASCTGKLAHKT from the exons ATGGAAATCCCAAAGTTGAACAGGGCTGGACATCCTGGCATGAAGGATGAAGGGGACATGGGAACAGAGAAATGTCCTGTGTCCTGCTTTGACGTTG CACCAGAGGGAAGGGTGCGGCGCAGTGTCCTAAACCTCCCTGCCATCAATCCAGACCGGCTACGCATGGCCAAAGTCCAGGTGGAAAAGGCTGTTAAGGTGAAGAGCTCAAGGATATTTTGCAGTGTTTACTTTGCACACAAACTCCCTTACTCCCTTTCCATTTCCGTCTATCAGATGCATAAGATATTCTCCATCAAGGGTCCTTACCCTGTAGTACGGGCAGCTTTGAGAGCCAGAGGATGGATCGAACGGCGTCTACCAAGGCCTAACCAACATCTGCTTCGTCGTCGTAGTGAGGAAGATGATGAATGTAATGATGGGGATGAAAGTGGCGATGATGACGATGCTGATg AGGAACTAGAGAAAGAAGACCCTGATGATATCTATGACCTAATG TCTCGAATGGTCAGAAATGAGATGACATATTTGTACTGGACAACACGGAGAGATTCCATAGACAACCGTAGCCTTCGAAAGGAGCAAATGACCAATCACTTTGCAAAGTCTGGAACCTTCACTACCAAG GTGGGATTGTGTGTGAACTTGAGGAATCTGCGTTGGTTTGATGCAGCTGATCCAGAAACGTTCTTCCCACGATGCTACAGGCTTGGGGCTGAGGATGAGAAGCATGCCTTCATTG aGGACTTCAGAAGAACGGCTTGTACAAGCCTTCTTCAGTGTATAGTTGAGAGAAatagcagagaaacagaagcgAGTGGGGCAACAGCATTGTCTGACAAATTGCTTTCAA ATCAGAAGAAAGGATGTAAACGCCAAGCTTTGTCAGTGGTACCTTCTAGAATGATTGACAGTGCATTACAGGTGTGCCGGGACTATCTGGACAGTTTTGAGCACAGTGACATAGACATCGCCTTGGACTCAACACCCACGCTAACTGATCAACAGTG TGATGGAGCTGAGATAGAAAACAGTGTTCATTATGTGGAGAGCTGCCAGACTATACTGCATAAAATACGAGAGTTTAGTCCACAGCTGGACATTGATGGCATCCACAACATCTGGATAATCAAACCTGGTGCCAAGTCTCGTGGTAGAG GTATCATGTGCATTAAGCGGCTGGATGAGATCCTGAAGCTAGTGGACAGTGATCCCATGCTGATCAAAGACAGTAAATGGGTGGTGCAGAAGTATATAGAACGGCCCTATCTAATTTATGGAACTAAATTTGACCTGCGGCAGTGGTTTCTTGTAACAGACTGGAACCCTCTCACTGTGTGGTTCTATAAGAAATGCTACCTGCGATTCTCCTCTCAACCTTATTCAGTGGACAGACTGGACAG TTCAGTGCATTTGTGCAACAACTCCATTCAGAAGCACTTCCGTCCTTCTCAGCAGCGCCACCCAGAGGTTCCTGAGGACAACATGTGGTCCTGTGAGCGGTTTCGGTCTTTCCTGTCCAGCCAGGGAAAAGGGGACCAGTGGGCATGTCTGGTAGTTCCAGAAATGAAGAAGGCTATAATTCATGCTCTGCAAACTGCGCAGGATCTGGTGGAGTCTAGGCGGGGGAGTTTTGAGCTGTATGGAGCTGACTTTATGCTGGGGCAGGACCTGCGTCCCTGGCTGATTGAGATCAACGCCAGTCCCACCATGGCATCGTCCACAGCAGTAACAACCAGGCTATGTGCAGCTGTGCAGGAGGATACCCTGCGCGTGGTGCTGGACCGCAGGCTGGACCGTGGGGCTCACACTGGAGGCTTTCAGCTTATATACAAGCAG GCAGCAGTTGAAGTGCCACCGTACATGGGGATCAACCTCCTTATTGAAGGCTCTCGCATCAAAAGGCCCCGACCTCCGCCTCAGAAACCCTCCTATCCAGTGGAGTCGCGTTTCACCCACTTCAGACCTGTTGCTCCCAGGTCCCACTGCCCAGGCAAAGAAAATGAAACTTCAGTAGAAAAACCCAAACCTCCACCTAAACGCTGGATGAAGACAGTAGTTCGGCAGTTGACCTTAAGTGGCATAAAACCTGCATCTGAGCACACCAGTAAGCTAGGAGAGTCCTGCAGGCTCCAGCGTGCCAGCCTCGGAGCAGATGTGCCCCAGCTGTCACTTCAAGTGCCGGTCTGCTCTCTTGAAGCATCTTCAAAAAAGCCATTGCACTGTGGCCTTGCAACTGTGAGGCCCAGATCTGGGCGAGCTCGTCTGTCAGTGGAGGGCCACCGTGGCCCTGTGCTTTCCCTGGGCTTCATTAGCTTTCAAGAGCCAGAAAGGGAACCCACTCTGGTAGAACCCAGCCCCATGTTTCCATATTCCGGTGTCCGCTTTCAGAGCTTTTCACGCCACCACAACCGCAGGCCTATCCAGGCCAGCTGCACTGGAAAGTTGGCTCATAAGACTTGA
- the LOC108436277 gene encoding tubulin monoglycylase TTLL3 isoform X4 — MKGTWEQRNVLCPALTLMHKIFSIKGPYPVVRAALRARGWIERRLPRPNQHLLRRRSEEDDECNDGDESGDDDDADEELEKEDPDDIYDLMSRMVRNEMTYLYWTTRRDSIDNRSLRKEQMTNHFAKSGTFTTKVGLCVNLRNLRWFDAADPETFFPRCYRLGAEDEKHAFIEDFRRTACTSLLQCIVERNSRETEASGATALSDKLLSNQKKGCKRQALSVVPSRMIDSALQVCRDYLDSFEHSDIDIALDSTPTLTDQQWSEFIHNYYLVVHDGAEIENSVHYVESCQTILHKIREFSPQLDIDGIHNIWIIKPGAKSRGRGIMCIKRLDEILKLVDSDPMLIKDSKWVVQKYIERPYLIYGTKFDLRQWFLVTDWNPLTVWFYKKCYLRFSSQPYSVDRLDSSVHLCNNSIQKHFRPSQQRHPEVPEDNMWSCERFRSFLSSQGKGDQWACLVVPEMKKAIIHALQTAQDLVESRRGSFELYGADFMLGQDLRPWLIEINASPTMASSTAVTTRLCAAVQEDTLRVVLDRRLDRGAHTGGFQLIYKQAAVEVPPYMGINLLIEGSRIKRPRPPPQKPSYPVESRFTHFRPVAPRSHCPGKENETSVEKPKPPPKRWMKTVVRQLTLSGIKPASEHTSKLGESCRLQRASLGADVPQLSLQVPVCSLEASSKKPLHCGLATVRPRSGRARLSVEGHRGPVLSLGFISFQEPEREPTLVEPSPMFPYSGVRFQSFSRHHNRRPIQASCTGKLAHKT, encoded by the exons ATGAAGGGGACATGGGAACAGAGAAATGTCCTGTGTCCTGCTTTGACGTTG ATGCATAAGATATTCTCCATCAAGGGTCCTTACCCTGTAGTACGGGCAGCTTTGAGAGCCAGAGGATGGATCGAACGGCGTCTACCAAGGCCTAACCAACATCTGCTTCGTCGTCGTAGTGAGGAAGATGATGAATGTAATGATGGGGATGAAAGTGGCGATGATGACGATGCTGATg AGGAACTAGAGAAAGAAGACCCTGATGATATCTATGACCTAATG TCTCGAATGGTCAGAAATGAGATGACATATTTGTACTGGACAACACGGAGAGATTCCATAGACAACCGTAGCCTTCGAAAGGAGCAAATGACCAATCACTTTGCAAAGTCTGGAACCTTCACTACCAAG GTGGGATTGTGTGTGAACTTGAGGAATCTGCGTTGGTTTGATGCAGCTGATCCAGAAACGTTCTTCCCACGATGCTACAGGCTTGGGGCTGAGGATGAGAAGCATGCCTTCATTG aGGACTTCAGAAGAACGGCTTGTACAAGCCTTCTTCAGTGTATAGTTGAGAGAAatagcagagaaacagaagcgAGTGGGGCAACAGCATTGTCTGACAAATTGCTTTCAA ATCAGAAGAAAGGATGTAAACGCCAAGCTTTGTCAGTGGTACCTTCTAGAATGATTGACAGTGCATTACAGGTGTGCCGGGACTATCTGGACAGTTTTGAGCACAGTGACATAGACATCGCCTTGGACTCAACACCCACGCTAACTGATCAACAGTGGTCAGAGTTCATACACAACTATTATCTGGTTGTCCA TGATGGAGCTGAGATAGAAAACAGTGTTCATTATGTGGAGAGCTGCCAGACTATACTGCATAAAATACGAGAGTTTAGTCCACAGCTGGACATTGATGGCATCCACAACATCTGGATAATCAAACCTGGTGCCAAGTCTCGTGGTAGAG GTATCATGTGCATTAAGCGGCTGGATGAGATCCTGAAGCTAGTGGACAGTGATCCCATGCTGATCAAAGACAGTAAATGGGTGGTGCAGAAGTATATAGAACGGCCCTATCTAATTTATGGAACTAAATTTGACCTGCGGCAGTGGTTTCTTGTAACAGACTGGAACCCTCTCACTGTGTGGTTCTATAAGAAATGCTACCTGCGATTCTCCTCTCAACCTTATTCAGTGGACAGACTGGACAG TTCAGTGCATTTGTGCAACAACTCCATTCAGAAGCACTTCCGTCCTTCTCAGCAGCGCCACCCAGAGGTTCCTGAGGACAACATGTGGTCCTGTGAGCGGTTTCGGTCTTTCCTGTCCAGCCAGGGAAAAGGGGACCAGTGGGCATGTCTGGTAGTTCCAGAAATGAAGAAGGCTATAATTCATGCTCTGCAAACTGCGCAGGATCTGGTGGAGTCTAGGCGGGGGAGTTTTGAGCTGTATGGAGCTGACTTTATGCTGGGGCAGGACCTGCGTCCCTGGCTGATTGAGATCAACGCCAGTCCCACCATGGCATCGTCCACAGCAGTAACAACCAGGCTATGTGCAGCTGTGCAGGAGGATACCCTGCGCGTGGTGCTGGACCGCAGGCTGGACCGTGGGGCTCACACTGGAGGCTTTCAGCTTATATACAAGCAG GCAGCAGTTGAAGTGCCACCGTACATGGGGATCAACCTCCTTATTGAAGGCTCTCGCATCAAAAGGCCCCGACCTCCGCCTCAGAAACCCTCCTATCCAGTGGAGTCGCGTTTCACCCACTTCAGACCTGTTGCTCCCAGGTCCCACTGCCCAGGCAAAGAAAATGAAACTTCAGTAGAAAAACCCAAACCTCCACCTAAACGCTGGATGAAGACAGTAGTTCGGCAGTTGACCTTAAGTGGCATAAAACCTGCATCTGAGCACACCAGTAAGCTAGGAGAGTCCTGCAGGCTCCAGCGTGCCAGCCTCGGAGCAGATGTGCCCCAGCTGTCACTTCAAGTGCCGGTCTGCTCTCTTGAAGCATCTTCAAAAAAGCCATTGCACTGTGGCCTTGCAACTGTGAGGCCCAGATCTGGGCGAGCTCGTCTGTCAGTGGAGGGCCACCGTGGCCCTGTGCTTTCCCTGGGCTTCATTAGCTTTCAAGAGCCAGAAAGGGAACCCACTCTGGTAGAACCCAGCCCCATGTTTCCATATTCCGGTGTCCGCTTTCAGAGCTTTTCACGCCACCACAACCGCAGGCCTATCCAGGCCAGCTGCACTGGAAAGTTGGCTCATAAGACTTGA